The proteins below come from a single Nocardioides eburneiflavus genomic window:
- a CDS encoding DUF4193 domain-containing protein, whose translation MATDYDAPRKSEEDQSEESIEELKARRHDKNSGKVDEDETEAAESFELPGADLSHEELAVEVMPRQDDEFTCMSCFLVHHRSQLADEKKLICRDCI comes from the coding sequence ATGGCCACCGACTACGACGCACCACGCAAGTCCGAGGAGGACCAGAGCGAGGAGAGCATCGAGGAGCTCAAGGCCCGCCGCCACGACAAGAACTCAGGCAAGGTCGACGAGGACGAGACCGAAGCGGCCGAGTCCTTCGAGCTCCCGGGTGCCGACCTGTCGCACGAGGAGCTCGCCGTCGAGGTGATGCCTCGTCAGGACGACGAGTTCACCTGCATGAGCTGCTTCCTGGTGCACCACCGCTCGCAGCTGGCCGACGAGAAGAAGCTCATCTGCCGCGACTGCATCTGA
- a CDS encoding helix-turn-helix domain-containing protein, whose amino-acid sequence MRETSGDEPAREPAGEPVHEPEAGPVLEPVLEPAWDAMVNWSEAEREWWFMGPFAGQVPGLVRRIRRILDVSQRGLAGLLGVSQSVVARWETGRTSPRVAVVQQMLQLAGLRVGFTDAETGQQVVPMRADGARTHAGSRFPAHVDLRARGWWLPRRLRAMTSIEAWQWLDRSRAARDPAVGFCLSPHDKRRERERWGVPDDHPAVHQFAAEVEWREEQLERRRQEIKRRRAG is encoded by the coding sequence GTGCGCGAGACGAGTGGGGACGAGCCGGCCCGGGAGCCGGCCGGGGAACCGGTCCACGAGCCGGAGGCGGGTCCGGTGCTGGAGCCGGTGCTGGAGCCGGCGTGGGATGCGATGGTGAACTGGTCCGAGGCCGAGCGGGAGTGGTGGTTCATGGGCCCGTTCGCGGGTCAGGTGCCGGGGCTGGTGCGTCGGATCAGGCGGATCCTGGACGTGTCGCAGCGGGGGCTGGCGGGCTTGTTGGGGGTCTCGCAGTCGGTGGTGGCGCGGTGGGAGACGGGTCGGACGAGTCCGCGGGTGGCGGTGGTGCAGCAGATGTTGCAGCTGGCCGGGCTGCGGGTGGGCTTCACGGATGCGGAGACCGGGCAGCAGGTGGTGCCGATGCGTGCGGATGGGGCGCGTACGCATGCGGGGAGCCGGTTCCCAGCGCATGTGGACCTGCGGGCGCGGGGCTGGTGGCTGCCGCGGCGGTTGCGGGCGATGACCTCGATCGAGGCGTGGCAGTGGCTGGATCGTTCGCGAGCGGCGAGGGACCCGGCGGTCGGGTTCTGCCTCTCGCCGCACGACAAGCGCCGTGAGCGGGAGCGGTGGGGGGTTCCCGACGACCATCCGGCGGTGCACCAGTTCGCCGCCGAGGTCGAGTGGCGCGAGGAACAGCTCGAACGACGACGCCAGGAGATCAAGCGCCGCCGCGCCGGCTGA
- a CDS encoding DUF4235 domain-containing protein, giving the protein MASSSTDSNSRFYSAFSLAAAIGAAAVAKKGLNSTWRAATGKNPPANPADPDVSLSEAVMWAALSGTLIGVARMLATRRAAHYYARSTGHLPPQLQKDDQDADKAPAPQS; this is encoded by the coding sequence ATGGCGTCTTCCTCCACGGACAGCAACAGCAGGTTCTACTCAGCGTTCTCCCTCGCTGCCGCCATCGGCGCCGCAGCCGTGGCCAAGAAGGGGCTGAACTCGACCTGGCGCGCCGCCACCGGCAAGAACCCTCCCGCGAACCCGGCGGACCCCGACGTCAGCCTTTCCGAGGCCGTCATGTGGGCCGCGCTCAGCGGGACCCTGATCGGCGTCGCCCGGATGCTGGCGACTCGCCGCGCGGCGCACTACTACGCGCGCTCGACCGGCCACCTACCTCCCCAGCTCCAGAAGGACGACCAGGACGCCGACAAGGCACCGGCCCCCCAGTCATGA
- a CDS encoding DUF3093 domain-containing protein: protein MDYAERLTVPLRWWAQGTMLVASLWLALVVAVPEPLAWAVSGAALALMVALFVTYGRARVAVTGTTFRAGRAHIPLDLVGEVTALDADGVRRQAGVDADARAHLVLRPYLKRGVRVDIIDPADPTPYWLVSCRRPDAIVSAFEAGRARRTAG, encoded by the coding sequence GTGGACTACGCCGAACGCCTCACCGTTCCGCTGCGCTGGTGGGCGCAGGGCACGATGCTCGTGGCGTCCCTGTGGCTGGCTCTCGTCGTCGCCGTGCCCGAGCCCCTTGCGTGGGCGGTCAGCGGCGCCGCGCTGGCACTCATGGTCGCCCTGTTCGTCACCTACGGACGGGCCCGCGTCGCCGTGACCGGCACGACCTTCCGCGCCGGTCGCGCCCACATCCCGCTCGATCTCGTCGGCGAGGTCACGGCGCTCGACGCGGACGGCGTACGTCGCCAGGCCGGCGTGGACGCGGACGCCCGGGCCCACCTCGTCCTGCGGCCGTACCTCAAGCGCGGCGTACGGGTCGACATCATCGACCCTGCCGACCCGACCCCGTACTGGCTCGTCAGCTGCCGCCGCCCCGACGCGATCGTCTCAGCCTTCGAGGCGGGGCGGGCGCGTCGAACCGCTGGGTAG
- the dut gene encoding dUTP diphosphatase, giving the protein MPDHDPSQPARHDLDVAVVRLDPGLPVPAYAHPGDAGADLHTAVDIELAPGERALVPTGLSIALPDGYVALVHPRSGLAARHGLSIVNTPGTVDAGYRGEIKVMLINHDPVEPVTLRRGDRIAQLVIQRFERARFVEVGVLPESVRGAGGYGSTGTGSRA; this is encoded by the coding sequence GTGCCCGACCACGACCCAAGCCAACCTGCCCGCCACGACCTGGATGTCGCGGTCGTCCGTCTCGATCCCGGCCTGCCGGTCCCGGCGTACGCGCATCCCGGGGACGCCGGGGCAGACCTGCACACCGCCGTAGACATCGAGCTCGCACCCGGTGAGCGCGCACTGGTGCCCACGGGCCTGTCGATCGCGCTGCCGGACGGGTACGTCGCGCTGGTGCACCCACGATCCGGGCTCGCGGCCCGGCACGGGCTGTCTATCGTGAACACGCCGGGCACGGTGGACGCGGGATACCGGGGTGAGATCAAGGTGATGCTGATCAACCACGATCCCGTCGAACCTGTCACGCTCCGCCGCGGCGACCGGATCGCGCAGCTGGTGATCCAGCGGTTCGAGCGGGCCCGGTTCGTGGAGGTGGGGGTGCTGCCGGAGTCGGTCCGGGGCGCCGGGGGCTACGGTTCTACGGGTACCGGTTCGCGCGCATGA
- a CDS encoding DUF3710 domain-containing protein, whose amino-acid sequence MKFRRKAEAAPASAEDAAGSATLDEGDAAAGEGAAPASGASGPFDVSQVEGDGVERADLGSLLVPAIAERELRLQVDEKSGQVRAVMLAGADGACEFQAFAAPRNGDLWSDVRPQIAEDMVRRGGHATEREGRWGTELVCQMPVKRPDGTTATQPSRILGINGDRWMLRASFLGRPALDPNATSEWEDALAQVVVRRGEQAMPVGEPLPVTLPDDARRVR is encoded by the coding sequence GTGAAGTTCCGCCGCAAGGCAGAGGCCGCCCCGGCGTCCGCGGAGGATGCCGCGGGATCGGCCACCCTGGACGAGGGCGACGCCGCTGCGGGCGAGGGAGCCGCTCCCGCCTCGGGAGCCTCCGGTCCGTTCGACGTCTCGCAGGTCGAGGGCGACGGCGTCGAGCGCGCCGACCTCGGCTCGCTGCTGGTGCCGGCGATCGCCGAGCGCGAGCTGCGCCTCCAGGTCGACGAGAAGAGCGGTCAGGTGCGCGCAGTGATGCTCGCCGGGGCCGACGGCGCGTGCGAGTTCCAGGCGTTCGCGGCGCCCCGCAACGGCGACCTCTGGTCCGACGTCCGTCCGCAGATCGCCGAGGACATGGTCCGCCGTGGCGGGCACGCGACGGAGCGCGAGGGTCGATGGGGGACCGAGCTGGTCTGCCAGATGCCGGTGAAGCGGCCGGACGGCACGACCGCGACCCAGCCCTCGCGCATCCTCGGGATCAACGGCGACCGCTGGATGCTGCGCGCCTCGTTCCTCGGCCGGCCCGCGCTCGACCCGAACGCCACTTCGGAGTGGGAGGACGCGCTCGCCCAGGTGGTCGTACGCCGCGGCGAGCAGGCGATGCCGGTGGGCGAGCCGCTGCCGGTCACGCTGCCGGACGACGCACGCCGGGTCAGGTGA
- a CDS encoding OB-fold nucleic acid binding domain-containing protein: protein MGEKSRLRQALSRWADSSEAHQRDLRESHATSEAMAIAEAPEREHVVVNGVLRTVTLRPRGGVPALEAELDDGSGVITVVWLGRRRITGVDPGRSVTVAGCIGRQGGVPIMFNPRYELRP from the coding sequence GTGGGGGAGAAGAGCCGGCTGCGGCAGGCCCTCTCGAGGTGGGCCGACAGCTCCGAGGCGCACCAGCGAGACCTGCGTGAGTCGCACGCGACGTCGGAGGCAATGGCGATCGCCGAGGCCCCCGAGCGCGAGCACGTCGTCGTCAACGGCGTCCTCCGTACGGTGACCCTGCGCCCGCGCGGCGGCGTTCCCGCGCTCGAGGCCGAGCTCGACGACGGCTCGGGGGTGATCACGGTCGTGTGGCTCGGCCGTCGCCGGATCACCGGCGTCGACCCCGGCCGGTCCGTGACCGTTGCCGGTTGCATCGGCCGCCAGGGCGGCGTACCGATCATGTTCAACCCGCGCTACGAGCTGCGCCCGTGA
- a CDS encoding DUF3159 domain-containing protein, with product MTSTDTVEAVVRQQLSKALGGRRGMAEAAVPTILFTVTWLTRRDLDLALMVSIGAALVLLVVRLVQRSTVQFVVNALLGIGIGWFFVQRSAASGGSEQDQALAYFLPGLLYNGGYAVVLAFTCLIGWPLVGFMVGSITGDATAWHSDKQIVRLCNRLTWMLVAPCVLRVIIQAPIWLAGSSGSMDPDAAVAALGVLKIVLGWPLQLAALGSMVWLLSRNRTPVEPDASPA from the coding sequence GTGACGAGCACGGACACCGTCGAGGCAGTGGTGCGCCAGCAGCTCTCCAAGGCGCTCGGCGGCCGTCGCGGCATGGCAGAGGCGGCGGTGCCCACGATCCTGTTCACCGTCACGTGGCTGACGAGGCGCGACCTCGACCTCGCCCTGATGGTGAGCATCGGTGCGGCCCTCGTCCTGCTGGTCGTCCGCCTCGTGCAGCGCTCGACGGTGCAGTTCGTCGTCAACGCGCTCCTCGGCATCGGCATCGGCTGGTTCTTCGTCCAGCGCTCGGCCGCGTCCGGCGGCTCGGAGCAGGACCAGGCGCTCGCCTACTTCCTGCCCGGCCTGCTCTACAACGGCGGGTACGCCGTGGTGCTGGCGTTCACCTGCCTCATCGGCTGGCCGCTGGTCGGGTTCATGGTCGGCAGCATCACCGGCGATGCGACCGCGTGGCACTCCGACAAGCAGATCGTGCGGCTCTGCAACCGGCTCACCTGGATGCTTGTCGCGCCGTGCGTCCTCCGGGTGATCATCCAGGCGCCGATCTGGCTGGCCGGCAGCTCGGGCTCGATGGACCCCGACGCCGCGGTCGCCGCACTCGGCGTGCTGAAGATCGTCCTCGGCTGGCCGCTCCAGCTCGCGGCGCTCGGCTCGATGGTCTGGCTGCTCTCGCGCAACAGGACCCCGGTCGAGCCGGACGCGTCGCCGGCCTGA
- a CDS encoding potassium channel family protein produces the protein MRVAIAGAGAVGRSIARELIENGHQVLLIDKNPSSIRPERVPNAEWLLADSCELSSLAEAQLGKCDVVIAATGDDKANLVTSLLAKTEFGVPRTVGRVNHPNNEWLFTDAWGVDVNVSTPRIMSALVEEAVSIGDLVRLFTFRQGNANLVELTLSADSPYVGTPAGLVPFPENCALVTILRDGQVYTPEAEQPLESGDELLFVVPAEVEHELEQLLSPGHA, from the coding sequence ATGCGCGTCGCCATCGCCGGAGCCGGAGCAGTGGGCCGCTCGATCGCCCGCGAGCTGATCGAGAACGGCCACCAGGTCCTCCTCATCGACAAGAACCCGTCCTCGATCCGCCCCGAGCGCGTGCCCAACGCCGAGTGGCTCCTCGCCGACTCGTGTGAGCTCTCCTCCCTCGCGGAGGCCCAGCTCGGCAAGTGCGACGTCGTCATCGCCGCCACCGGCGACGACAAGGCGAACCTCGTGACCTCGCTGCTGGCGAAGACGGAGTTCGGCGTCCCGCGCACGGTCGGGCGGGTCAACCACCCGAACAACGAGTGGCTGTTCACCGATGCGTGGGGTGTCGACGTCAACGTCTCCACGCCGCGCATCATGTCGGCGCTCGTCGAGGAGGCCGTCTCGATCGGTGACCTCGTCCGGCTCTTCACCTTCCGACAGGGCAACGCCAACCTGGTCGAGCTCACGCTGTCGGCAGACTCGCCCTACGTCGGCACGCCGGCCGGACTGGTGCCCTTCCCCGAGAACTGCGCGCTCGTGACGATCCTGCGCGACGGGCAGGTCTACACCCCCGAGGCCGAGCAGCCCCTCGAGTCGGGCGACGAGCTGCTGTTCGTGGTGCCCGCCGAGGTCGAGCACGAGCTCGAGCAGCTGCTCTCCCCCGGTCACGCCTGA
- a CDS encoding potassium channel family protein yields the protein MHVVIMGCGRVGSTLARSLEDRNHTVSVIDSEPDSFRRLGPEFNGDKITGYGFDQQVLEKAGIRRADAFAAVSSGDNSNIIAARVARETFGLQQVVARIYDPGRAEVYQRLGITTVATVKWTADQVLRRILPAGAEPDFRDPSGTIRVDHIPIPELWIGNRTVEFQMQSRSRIAWIDRLGEGMLPTRETVLQEGDMLHIVIREENAAHAYAVLEAGPEDD from the coding sequence GTGCACGTCGTGATCATGGGCTGTGGCCGCGTCGGTTCGACGCTCGCCCGCAGCCTCGAGGACCGCAACCACACGGTGTCCGTCATCGACAGCGAGCCCGACTCCTTCCGGCGCCTGGGCCCCGAGTTCAACGGCGACAAGATCACCGGCTACGGCTTCGACCAGCAAGTGCTGGAGAAGGCCGGGATCCGGCGGGCGGACGCCTTCGCAGCCGTCTCCAGCGGTGACAACTCCAACATCATCGCCGCACGTGTCGCCCGCGAGACGTTCGGCCTGCAGCAGGTCGTCGCCCGCATCTACGACCCGGGCCGCGCCGAGGTCTACCAGCGGCTCGGCATCACGACCGTGGCGACCGTGAAGTGGACCGCCGACCAGGTCCTGCGCCGTATCCTGCCCGCCGGCGCGGAGCCCGACTTCCGCGACCCGTCCGGGACCATCCGCGTCGACCACATCCCGATCCCCGAGCTCTGGATCGGCAACCGGACCGTCGAGTTCCAGATGCAGTCGCGCAGCCGGATCGCGTGGATCGACCGGCTCGGCGAGGGCATGCTGCCGACCCGCGAGACGGTCCTCCAGGAGGGCGACATGCTCCACATCGTGATCCGCGAGGAGAACGCCGCCCACGCGTACGCCGTGCTCGAGGCCGGCCCCGAAGACGACTGA
- a CDS encoding APC family permease, translated as MSVGDVSKRILLGRKLRSSQLGETLLPKRIALPVFASDALSSVAYAPDEVFIMLAVAGASTYVWSWKIGLAVAVVMLTVIASYRQTVHAYPSGGGDYEVATVNLGRNAGVTVASALLVDYVLTVAVSISSASQYAAGAIPPLIGHEATVGVVAVAALMAMNLRGVRESGAFFAVPTYLFMVAILGMCVYGLLRLLSGDLPDAESADLQIVPQPGWEEPLTQIGLMFLLARAFSSGCAALTGVEAISNGVPAFRKPKSRNAATTLLLLGLIAITMMMSVIVLAKQMTIRYVDPHHLEQLRTSSGAVPEGYEQHPVISQIAAGVFDHFSPGFYFVVTVTGIILVLAANTAFNGFPVLGSILAQDGLAPRSLGSRGDRLAYSNGIVFLAAMSMLLIWVFDAETTKLIQLYIVGVFVSFNLSQLGMIRHWTRHLRTERDPAVRRRMMRSRAINTFGLGMTAVVLVIVLITKFLAGAWITIIAMGVFFAVMQAIGRHYARVELELAADEQDKVMPTRVHAIVLASRLHKPTLRALAFARATRPNVLEAIYVSIDPRATNRLLEEWDERHLDIPLKVLHSPYREVVRPIVEYTQEIRRASPRGVVAVYIPEYVVGRWWEQLLHNQTALRLKGRLLFTPGVMVISVPYQLRSSQVAQERGRLDDTRVHAGDLRRGRVGNRETGRQVDDA; from the coding sequence GTGAGTGTCGGCGACGTGTCCAAGCGGATCCTGCTGGGCCGCAAGCTGAGGAGCAGCCAGCTGGGCGAGACCCTGCTGCCCAAGCGCATCGCGCTGCCGGTGTTCGCCAGCGACGCGCTGTCCTCGGTCGCGTACGCCCCGGACGAGGTCTTCATCATGCTGGCGGTCGCGGGCGCGTCGACCTACGTCTGGTCGTGGAAGATCGGCCTCGCCGTCGCCGTGGTCATGCTCACCGTGATCGCCAGCTACCGCCAGACCGTGCACGCCTATCCCTCCGGGGGCGGCGACTACGAGGTCGCCACCGTCAACCTCGGACGCAACGCAGGCGTGACGGTGGCCAGCGCCCTGCTGGTCGACTACGTCCTCACCGTGGCGGTGTCGATCTCGTCAGCGTCCCAGTACGCCGCTGGTGCGATCCCGCCGCTGATCGGCCACGAGGCGACGGTCGGCGTGGTCGCGGTGGCGGCGCTGATGGCGATGAACCTGCGCGGCGTACGTGAGTCCGGCGCGTTCTTCGCCGTGCCGACCTACCTGTTCATGGTGGCGATCCTCGGCATGTGCGTGTACGGCCTGCTGAGACTGCTTTCGGGGGACCTCCCCGACGCGGAGAGCGCGGACCTCCAGATCGTGCCCCAGCCCGGGTGGGAGGAGCCGCTCACCCAGATCGGCCTGATGTTCCTGCTCGCGCGGGCGTTCTCGTCGGGCTGTGCGGCGCTGACGGGCGTCGAGGCGATCAGCAATGGCGTGCCGGCGTTCCGCAAGCCCAAGAGCCGCAACGCCGCCACCACCTTGCTCCTGCTCGGCCTGATCGCCATCACGATGATGATGAGCGTCATCGTGCTCGCCAAGCAGATGACGATCCGCTACGTCGATCCCCATCACCTCGAGCAGCTGCGCACGTCGAGCGGCGCGGTCCCCGAGGGCTACGAGCAGCACCCGGTGATATCGCAGATCGCCGCAGGCGTGTTCGACCACTTCTCGCCGGGCTTCTACTTCGTCGTCACGGTCACCGGCATCATCCTCGTCCTGGCGGCCAACACGGCCTTCAACGGCTTCCCGGTGCTCGGCTCGATCCTCGCCCAGGACGGCCTCGCGCCGCGCTCGTTGGGATCGCGCGGCGACCGCCTCGCCTACAGCAACGGCATCGTCTTCCTCGCTGCGATGTCCATGTTGCTGATCTGGGTCTTCGACGCCGAGACGACCAAGCTCATCCAGCTCTACATCGTCGGCGTCTTCGTGTCCTTCAACCTCAGCCAGCTCGGCATGATCCGGCACTGGACGCGGCACCTGCGCACGGAGCGCGATCCCGCCGTGCGTCGGCGGATGATGCGGTCACGAGCGATCAACACGTTCGGCCTCGGGATGACTGCGGTCGTGCTGGTGATCGTGCTGATCACGAAGTTCCTCGCCGGCGCCTGGATCACCATCATCGCGATGGGTGTCTTCTTCGCCGTGATGCAGGCCATCGGACGCCACTACGCGCGCGTCGAGCTCGAGCTCGCGGCCGACGAGCAGGACAAGGTCATGCCGACCCGCGTCCACGCGATCGTCCTCGCCTCCAGGCTGCACAAGCCGACCCTGCGAGCGCTCGCCTTCGCCCGCGCCACCCGCCCCAACGTCCTCGAGGCCATCTACGTCAGCATCGACCCCCGCGCGACCAACCGCCTGCTCGAGGAGTGGGACGAGCGGCACCTCGACATCCCGCTCAAGGTGCTGCACTCGCCCTACCGCGAGGTCGTGCGCCCGATCGTCGAGTACACCCAGGAGATCCGGCGAGCCAGCCCGCGCGGTGTGGTCGCGGTCTACATCCCCGAGTACGTCGTAGGTCGCTGGTGGGAGCAGCTGCTCCACAACCAGACGGCGCTGCGGCTCAAGGGCCGCCTGCTGTTCACTCCGGGCGTGATGGTCATCTCCGTGCCCTACCAGCTCCGGTCGTCCCAGGTCGCCCAGGAGCGCGGCCGGCTCGACGACACCCGCGTCCACGCCGGTGACCTCCGCCGCGGCCGCGTGGGCAACCGCGAGACCGGCCGGCAGGTCGACGACGCATGA
- a CDS encoding class I SAM-dependent RNA methyltransferase — MSRTNRPRRARGRSRVGEHFEVEVGPVAHGGHCVARLPEPASRVVFVRHALPGERVLVQITEGTEGDGFWRGDAVRIDAPSADRVAPPCPVAGPGLCGGCDFQHVAVPAQRDLKTSVVREQLVRLGRLPADSEVVTGLRVEAVPVPGRADDGLRWRTRQRYAVLPDGRPAMRAHRSHELVPLDDCLIAVDEARPPVSLPEGGAPRPSRDPVTHIVTAAGQVHDFTAAADGFWQVHPDAPRVLVEAVLDLLAPRPGERALDLYSGVGLFARFVGEATGARVVAVEAERTACQHARGNLSALKAAVVECGPTDRVLRTGYDEPFDLVVLDPPREGAKRAVVEQVVDRRPRAVAYVACDPAALGRDVAIFAEHDYELTAIRAFDLFPMTHHVECVALLTRTGPGAR; from the coding sequence ATGAGCCGCACGAACCGGCCGCGTCGCGCCCGCGGCCGCTCCCGGGTGGGGGAGCACTTCGAGGTCGAGGTGGGACCCGTCGCCCACGGTGGCCACTGCGTCGCCCGCCTGCCCGAGCCGGCTTCGCGCGTCGTGTTCGTACGCCACGCGCTGCCCGGCGAACGGGTGCTCGTGCAGATCACCGAGGGCACCGAGGGTGACGGGTTCTGGCGTGGCGACGCCGTCCGGATCGACGCCCCGTCCGCCGATCGGGTGGCTCCTCCGTGCCCCGTGGCCGGACCTGGCCTGTGCGGCGGCTGCGACTTCCAGCACGTCGCCGTCCCGGCCCAGCGCGACCTGAAGACGTCCGTCGTGCGCGAGCAGCTGGTCCGGCTCGGCCGACTCCCTGCCGACTCGGAGGTGGTCACCGGCCTCCGCGTCGAGGCCGTCCCGGTCCCCGGCCGGGCGGACGACGGCCTGCGCTGGCGCACCCGGCAGCGGTACGCCGTCCTCCCCGACGGGCGGCCCGCGATGCGTGCCCACCGCTCGCACGAGCTCGTCCCCCTCGACGACTGCCTCATCGCGGTCGACGAGGCGCGTCCACCGGTGTCGCTACCCGAGGGGGGAGCCCCGCGTCCCTCACGAGACCCCGTCACCCACATCGTCACCGCGGCCGGACAGGTCCACGACTTCACCGCCGCCGCCGACGGCTTCTGGCAGGTCCACCCCGACGCGCCGCGCGTGCTGGTCGAGGCCGTCCTCGACCTGTTGGCGCCGCGGCCGGGGGAGCGCGCGCTCGACCTCTACTCCGGGGTGGGCCTGTTCGCCCGCTTCGTCGGCGAGGCGACCGGCGCCCGGGTGGTCGCTGTCGAGGCCGAGCGCACGGCCTGCCAGCACGCCCGCGGCAACCTGTCGGCGCTCAAGGCCGCCGTCGTCGAGTGCGGCCCGACCGACCGGGTGCTGCGCACGGGCTACGACGAGCCTTTCGACCTGGTCGTCCTCGACCCGCCTCGAGAGGGCGCGAAGCGGGCCGTGGTCGAGCAGGTCGTCGACCGTCGCCCCCGCGCCGTCGCGTACGTCGCCTGCGACCCCGCCGCCCTGGGCCGCGACGTCGCGATCTTCGCCGAGCACGACTACGAGCTCACCGCCATCCGCGCCTTCGACCTCTTCCCGATGACGCACCACGTGGAGTGCGTCGCGCTGTTGACGAGAACCGGCCCCGGCGCGCGGTGA
- a CDS encoding ATP-binding protein: MPTLLHLNGPSGVGKSTLASAHAAAHPGTLLCDIDELRSWVSVLLERLHARAVTPLTAVVSRIIEERGGDELVLEGRRQLLDLATGHGWAVVDASEQESALAALAALV; this comes from the coding sequence GTGCCGACCCTCCTCCACCTCAACGGTCCCTCCGGCGTCGGGAAGTCCACACTGGCCAGCGCCCACGCCGCCGCGCACCCCGGGACGCTGCTCTGCGACATCGACGAGCTGCGGTCGTGGGTCTCCGTGCTGCTCGAGCGCCTCCACGCCCGCGCGGTCACGCCCCTGACGGCCGTCGTCTCGCGGATCATCGAGGAGCGCGGCGGCGACGAGCTGGTGCTCGAGGGACGTCGGCAGCTGCTCGACCTGGCCACGGGCCACGGGTGGGCGGTGGTCGACGCGAGCGAGCAGGAGTCCGCGCTCGCTGCGCTGGCCGCTCTCGTATGA